ATTCGAAAGAACACCAGAAGGTAAACTCTTTTTAGGAATGCTTTATCTAAACATGAAGAACCACACCATTGCTGAGCAGTATTTAAGTGCTTTTGAAAAGCAAGTTGGGGCGTACAAACTATACGCAAAACCGCTAAAACAGTCCAAAATAGGGATGGAACAATTCATTCATATACCTAACGATTTCCAACCAGTTGGTGAGGGAAAGAGCATTCTGCAGTTCATTGAAGAAAACACAGGATACGACATCTATGTGAATTTCAGGAACGTCGAATTTGTGCGACTAATGTTTTCTGAAGAACACTGCAAAATAAGTTACTCGCACGTAAAATAACAATTTTAGAAGGAGTCAACTATGCAAAATTAAATTTTTGTTTTGAGTGTGAGATAGCATAATCAATATTGAACTTCTCTTTCTTTCTCAACATTGCGTACAACGTTCGCAATAACTTGTGTACTACTGACATTATCGCTTTTTTGTACGGTAAACCTTGCTGCCTTTTTCGTTCATAGTATGTTCGGAAATATTCGTTGTGAATCACTACACTCACTGCCATTAGCCATAGTATTCGTCTTAGGTGGGCATTGCCCCTTTTCGATATGTGTCCTTCTACTTTGCTTTTGCCTGATTGGGCAATGCTTGGATCGAGTCCACAATACGCAATGAGTTTTTTGTATGTACTAAATCTTGAGATATCTCCAACTTCTGCCAAGAAATGCATCGCGCTGTTTTCACCAATACCTGGTATTGACGTGAGTATCTCGATATCAAGGTTTATCGCACTACATTCGCAATATTCTTTCATCATCTTGTCGTATTCTTCAAGCTGTTGCTGTAAAAATTGTAGTTCTTTGATATTTTGCACAAGAATCTTTTCTTTCATCGGCCAATATTGAGCAATCGAGTTATTAGCGAGTTCTTTAAGTTTTTGAGCATTAAGTTTTGTACTTCTGCCACGGTCTTTGGAAAAGAACACATCCAGATTACGAGCCTTTTGAATAGCCTTGGCAGAAGGGAAATGAGAAAGAAGATTGAGGATAGTGTCACTGTAGATATTGGTAACTCTTTCGAGTTCAGGGAAAAGAACGTTGAGCAGTTTTTCGATATTGCCTTTAACTTTTGCGATGCGGTGGATAATGTTTTCGCGTGCTCTGACAATATCACGAAGCTCAGAGTTGACAAAAGCAGAAGAAGGAATTTGATGTTGTAGGTAAAACAAAGCAGTAGCGATAATGCGAGCATCGATTTTGTCGGTTTTGGTCTTTCGAAGAGAAGCAAAGTTTTTAACAGTTAGAGGATTAAAAACAGCGCAAGCAAAGTCGTTGGAAGAAAGGAAAGCCAGAAGGTTGAGATGATAACAGCCAGTAGATTCCATAGCGATGATGATGGATTGTTTTGGGAAGGCAGAGAGTTTGTTTGCGAAGGAGGAAAAGCCTTGCTGGGACATATCGAAAGAAGATTCGAAGATGATGGAACTGGGATTAGAGATAGCGCAGACGTTGAACTTATCCTTGGAAACATCGATGCCGACGAAAACAGGGAAGTTATCCATGAAAAATCCTCCTTTCGAATGATGAGGGCAGGGAGCCTGCTGAACCAATCCTCCATGCTGACGAGGGCTGAAAGCCCAACCAACTAATCATGGTTAAAGGCAGGCAACAGACTCCTTAAATGGCTTAAAAGCCAAGGTGACATAAGTTGTCCTGCCCTCAATTTTTTTAAGCTAAATTATTTATACCATATTTTTATGTAGGAGGTCGTTCATATGATTCCTCTCTTTGATTTGACAAGACAGTACCAGAAAATTAGAAGCGAAGTCTTAGAGGCTCTGGACCAAGTTCTATCAGACGGAAGAGTTATACTTGGCCCTGCTGTAGAAAAATTTGAAAAAGAACTCGCTGAATATTTAAATGTTAAGCACGCTATCGGAGTAGCAAACGGAAGCGATGCATTAGTTATCTCTCTCCATGCCATTGGAATAGAGAAAGGTGAAAAGGTCGTAACCACACCGTACACCTTCTTCGCCACGGCTTCTTGTATCGTCAGGAACGGTGGTGTTCCCATATTCGTAGATGTAGAACCCGACACATACAATATTAACCTTGATCAAGTTGAAAGCGTGCTAAAGAAAGAAAAAGTGAAGGTTGTTATACCCGTTCATTTATTCGGCCGAACAGTTGATTTTGAAAAAATGGACTTTCTCAAACAGAGGTTTGGTGTTAAAATATTGGAGGATGCCGCGCAATCGATAGGAAGCGAAGGCAAAATCGGCAATATCGTCAAAAAATCAGGAACATTTGGTGATATTGGTATTTTTTCTTTCTTCCCAACGAAAAACCTTGGTGCTTATGGCGACGCAGGTGCGATAGTAACAAACGATGACGAATTAGCTGAACGTGCAAGGATGCTGCGACAGCACGGTTCAAAAAGAAAGTACTACCATGAAATGGTTGGCTACAATTCACGACTCGATTCCATGCACGCGGCGATACTCAGCATCAAACTTAAATATTTAGACGAATGGACACAAAGAAGGATAGAAATAGCAAAGCTTTATCAAAAGCTCTTTGAAGAAAAGAAACTCCCTGTGAAATATCCAAAAGTGGAAGAAAAAGATTATAAAGTACACGTTTATCACCAGTACGTTGTTGAATTTGAAGATGAAAAAGCAAGAGATAGGGTCAAGGAACACTTGACCAAGAACGAAATCGGCACTGCATTGTATTATCCACTTCCTCTGCATTTACAGAAGTGTTTCAGCGAATACGGTTACAAGGAAGGGGATTTCCCGGTTGCAGAAAGGTTATCAAAAACGACACTTGCGCTACCAATATTCCCAGAACTAACCGATGAAGAAGTTCAATTCGTTGTAGAAAAAATAAGTGAGGTGTTATAACATGGCAGAAATTATCAACGATGCGCAGAAAGAACAGTTTTTGCAAACACTCGAAAACTTCGTGAGAAGGTACTTGAGAGTGAAAGAGACAATCAAAGAGCTGAACAAAGAAAAGAAGGACCTTGAGGATGCAATTATCCAAATGGTCGAGGGCACTGATATCGACCATATAATCGTTGATGGTGTCGTTGTAGAGTTTGAGAACAAAACAAAGATTAAATTGAAATAGGATAGTATAAAGAAAACTGGGAAACAAGAGAGAGAAAAACAAAGTTTCCCAGTAAGAATTCCCAAAATCTTAGCGTGGGGGGAAAGAGCATGGAAAGTGTCGACAGGTACTTCGGTATTTCACAGGTAGGTTCCACGGTCCGAAGAGAGATCGTGGCAGGTATTACCACGTTCCTGACGATGGCTTACATCGTCTTTGTCAACCCATCCATCCTTGTCCAAGCTATCCCAGGCATATTTGACCAAACTGGAAAAGTTCTCGACCAAGCTCTTTACAACACATACTACGGTGCATTTATGGTCGCAACGATAGCTGGCGGTGCCATTGCAACGCTCATCATGGGATTGTTTGCAAATTACCCATTCGCACTTGCACCTGGTATGGGGCTCAATGCCTACTTTACCTACACAGTGTGTTTGAAGCTCGGCATTCCTTGGCAGTTAGCTTTAACCGCGGTTTTCATCGAAGGTCTCATATTTGTCTTCCTAACGGTAACAGGTGCCAGAGCGTTCGTTGCAAAAGCAGTTCCACAACCAGTGAAAGCGGCAACTGGTGCAGGTATTGGACTGTTCATCGCTTTGATAGGTATGAAAAATGCTGGGATTGTCATGGCCGATCCGGTAACGGCTGTAACGCTCGGTCATCTGAACAGACCAGACACATTACTTGCCATCGTAGGATTCTTTATAACCGTTGTTCTGTTCGCCTTGAATGTTCCAGGCTCTATTCTTCTTGGTATCATTTTCACAACGATAATTGGTGCAACTCCTCTCTTCAATGTTACTCACTATCAAGGAATAATAGGCAAAATACCCGATATATCTCCAACATTCCTCAAACTTAGATTTGATGCACAGACGCTGCTTTCGGGCACTTTCTGGGTTGTTGTTGGAACCTTCTTCTTCGTTGACTTTTTTGACACATTGGGAACTCTAACTGGACTTGCTGAAGGTACTGGATTCACAAAGAAGAACGGCGAGCTCGAGAGAGGAACAAGGGCGTATCTTGCAGACGCAATAGGAACCGTTGTAGGAGCTCTTTTTGGAACTTCGACAGTTACAACTTACATTGAAAGTAGCACAGGTATTGCAGTTGGAGGAAGGACTGGCTTAACCGCTGTTGTCGTTGCCTTACTCATGCTTGCCATGTTGTTCTTCTCGCCACTTGCACTGACCGTACCAGCAGCAGCAACAGCCCCAGCTCTCATATTCGTCGGCGTCCTCATGGTTAAGAGCCTTTTGAACATCAAATGGGATGATATAACCGATGCGGTTCCTGCGTTTGTCACACTTACGATGATTCCGTTCACGTACTCAATTGCAAACGGTATTGCCCTTGGAATAATAACATATCCTATCGTCAAAACGCTCTCTGGAAAGCGCAAAGAAGTCCACTGGTTCACATGGATGCTCGCAATCCTCTTTATCGCATATCTGACGTTCTTTAGAGAATAATCATAACTCTACCAGAAAAATCCCCTGGCCTAAGGTCAG
The DNA window shown above is from Fervidobacterium changbaicum and carries:
- a CDS encoding IS110 family transposase is translated as MDNFPVFVGIDVSKDKFNVCAISNPSSIIFESSFDMSQQGFSSFANKLSAFPKQSIIIAMESTGCYHLNLLAFLSSNDFACAVFNPLTVKNFASLRKTKTDKIDARIIATALFYLQHQIPSSAFVNSELRDIVRARENIIHRIAKVKGNIEKLLNVLFPELERVTNIYSDTILNLLSHFPSAKAIQKARNLDVFFSKDRGRSTKLNAQKLKELANNSIAQYWPMKEKILVQNIKELQFLQQQLEEYDKMMKEYCECSAINLDIEILTSIPGIGENSAMHFLAEVGDISRFSTYKKLIAYCGLDPSIAQSGKSKVEGHISKRGNAHLRRILWLMAVSVVIHNEYFRTYYERKRQQGLPYKKAIMSVVHKLLRTLYAMLRKKEKFNIDYAISHSKQKFNFA
- a CDS encoding DegT/DnrJ/EryC1/StrS family aminotransferase; this translates as MIPLFDLTRQYQKIRSEVLEALDQVLSDGRVILGPAVEKFEKELAEYLNVKHAIGVANGSDALVISLHAIGIEKGEKVVTTPYTFFATASCIVRNGGVPIFVDVEPDTYNINLDQVESVLKKEKVKVVIPVHLFGRTVDFEKMDFLKQRFGVKILEDAAQSIGSEGKIGNIVKKSGTFGDIGIFSFFPTKNLGAYGDAGAIVTNDDELAERARMLRQHGSKRKYYHEMVGYNSRLDSMHAAILSIKLKYLDEWTQRRIEIAKLYQKLFEEKKLPVKYPKVEEKDYKVHVYHQYVVEFEDEKARDRVKEHLTKNEIGTALYYPLPLHLQKCFSEYGYKEGDFPVAERLSKTTLALPIFPELTDEEVQFVVEKISEVL
- a CDS encoding NCS2 family permease, encoding MESVDRYFGISQVGSTVRREIVAGITTFLTMAYIVFVNPSILVQAIPGIFDQTGKVLDQALYNTYYGAFMVATIAGGAIATLIMGLFANYPFALAPGMGLNAYFTYTVCLKLGIPWQLALTAVFIEGLIFVFLTVTGARAFVAKAVPQPVKAATGAGIGLFIALIGMKNAGIVMADPVTAVTLGHLNRPDTLLAIVGFFITVVLFALNVPGSILLGIIFTTIIGATPLFNVTHYQGIIGKIPDISPTFLKLRFDAQTLLSGTFWVVVGTFFFVDFFDTLGTLTGLAEGTGFTKKNGELERGTRAYLADAIGTVVGALFGTSTVTTYIESSTGIAVGGRTGLTAVVVALLMLAMLFFSPLALTVPAAATAPALIFVGVLMVKSLLNIKWDDITDAVPAFVTLTMIPFTYSIANGIALGIITYPIVKTLSGKRKEVHWFTWMLAILFIAYLTFFRE